In the genome of Ancylomarina subtilis, one region contains:
- the cysQ gene encoding 3'(2'),5'-bisphosphate nucleotidase CysQ, which produces MNKEYRKELLSAAIEACIKAGKEILDVYQSDDFNVQLKSDDSPLTLADQRAHNAIVSVLNQFEIPILSEEGTHLPYDERKNWQACWIVDPLDGTKEFIKRNDEFTVNVALVIDGKAVAGVIYVPVYKQLYFADELLGSFRCDGVENEINVLDKLIAEAAQLPLDQDRSTIKVVGSRSHMNEETRLFIESLKDNGNEVDLVTKGSSLKLCLIAEGAADVYPRYAPTMEWDIAAGHAIVSAAGGFVKQLDSDKDLEYNKADLLNPWFICKR; this is translated from the coding sequence ATGAATAAAGAATATAGAAAAGAGCTTTTATCAGCAGCCATTGAGGCTTGCATAAAAGCAGGGAAAGAGATATTGGATGTTTATCAGTCGGATGATTTTAATGTGCAATTGAAATCGGATGATAGTCCGTTGACCCTTGCCGATCAGAGAGCACACAATGCGATTGTTTCGGTTTTGAATCAATTTGAGATTCCAATTTTGAGTGAAGAGGGAACACATCTGCCTTACGATGAGCGTAAAAACTGGCAAGCATGTTGGATTGTTGACCCATTGGATGGAACTAAGGAATTTATCAAACGTAACGATGAATTTACGGTGAATGTGGCTTTGGTGATTGATGGGAAAGCGGTTGCTGGTGTGATTTATGTGCCGGTGTATAAGCAACTCTATTTTGCTGATGAGCTCTTGGGTTCATTCCGTTGTGATGGTGTTGAGAATGAAATAAATGTATTGGATAAGTTGATAGCAGAAGCAGCGCAACTACCTCTTGACCAGGATCGATCAACAATTAAAGTGGTTGGTTCCCGATCGCACATGAATGAGGAAACTCGCCTATTCATTGAATCTTTAAAAGACAATGGGAATGAGGTTGATTTGGTGACCAAAGGGAGTTCGCTAAAGCTTTGTTTGATTGCAGAAGGAGCAGCCGATGTGTATCCGCGTTATGCACCAACCATGGAGTGGGATATTGCAGCCGGTCATGCGATTGTTTCAGCAGCGGGTGGATTTGTCAAACAGCTTGATTCGGATAAAGATTTGGAATACAATAAGGCTGATTTACTGAACCCCTGGTTTATTTGTAAACGATAG
- a CDS encoding energy transducer TonB, whose amino-acid sequence MKSSLLLISFIFLFHLGYSQNDTTIYYKANQKPALGKEDALAFTKIKKKSENECKFLYFGKKGERWIRSKHTRILTVENDSTIKILNQFTRNEYYKTFKPVGDYFYIKEYHKNGNLRIEGLSKSNIYNHWEGQVKRYFTSGELASISRYKNNQVRGNKNWLKNGKPFIDNIYTNVDVMPQFPGGELELKKYLTANLKYPQEAVEKRFYGDVYVSFVIDEDGSVVGTNISKSLNSDFDQEALRVVSGMPKWTAGKLDGKPVKVCYTVPIKFRMH is encoded by the coding sequence CATCTTTACTATTAATCAGTTTTATCTTTCTATTCCATTTAGGCTATTCTCAGAACGATACCACAATTTATTATAAAGCGAATCAAAAGCCGGCGCTGGGTAAAGAAGATGCCTTAGCTTTTACGAAGATTAAAAAGAAAAGTGAGAATGAGTGTAAATTTCTTTATTTTGGTAAGAAAGGAGAGCGATGGATCAGATCAAAGCACACTAGAATACTTACTGTTGAAAATGATTCGACTATTAAAATATTGAATCAATTCACAAGGAATGAATATTATAAAACGTTTAAGCCAGTAGGTGATTATTTCTATATCAAAGAATATCACAAAAATGGGAATTTGAGAATTGAAGGGCTTTCTAAATCGAATATTTATAATCATTGGGAAGGACAGGTTAAGCGATACTTTACTTCTGGGGAATTAGCTTCGATTAGCAGATACAAGAACAATCAGGTAAGAGGAAATAAGAACTGGCTAAAGAATGGGAAACCATTTATTGACAATATTTACACTAATGTTGATGTGATGCCTCAGTTTCCGGGCGGAGAGCTGGAATTGAAAAAATATCTGACTGCTAATTTAAAATACCCGCAAGAAGCTGTCGAAAAAAGATTTTATGGAGATGTTTATGTTAGTTTTGTTATAGATGAGGATGGATCGGTTGTTGGTACGAATATTAGTAAGTCTTTGAATTCAGATTTTGATCAGGAAGCTTTAAGGGTTGTGTCTGGAATGCCGAAATGGACTGCAGGGAAGTTGGATGGCAAACCTGTGAAGGTCTGTTATACGGTTCCAATCAAATTTAGAATGCATTAA
- a CDS encoding bifunctional 3-deoxy-7-phosphoheptulonate synthase/chorismate mutase type II has protein sequence MKSKLDLNKIERPLVIAGPCSAETEEQVLNSARLLQKEGIQIFRAGIWKPRTRPNCFEGVGSEGLEWLKTVQKETGMQTATEVANVKHVFEALKYGVDILWVGARTSANPFAMQEIADALKGVDIPVLVKNPVNPDVELWMGALERLEKAGIKQLGAIHRGFSSYEHSIYRNIPQWQIPIELKRRMPNMPIICDPSHICGNRELLQSVSQKAMDLNFDGLMIETHPTPDQAWSDAKQQITPSQLTQLLTKLELRVEHPDGISLDTLEDLRYKIDQYDNEVMAILQKRMEAANAIGQYKKANNMTILQSGRWESILEKHLAQSKDTNLSERFISKLFKAIHEESIAHQTEVMNVKK, from the coding sequence ATGAAAAGTAAGTTAGATTTAAATAAGATTGAAAGACCATTAGTTATAGCAGGCCCATGTAGTGCCGAAACCGAAGAGCAGGTTCTAAACTCAGCTCGTTTATTACAAAAAGAAGGGATTCAAATTTTCCGCGCAGGTATTTGGAAACCCCGTACGCGTCCAAACTGTTTCGAAGGTGTTGGTAGTGAGGGATTGGAATGGTTGAAGACAGTACAGAAGGAAACAGGTATGCAAACCGCTACCGAAGTTGCCAATGTCAAACACGTTTTCGAAGCGCTTAAATATGGGGTGGATATTTTATGGGTTGGTGCCCGTACATCAGCAAATCCATTTGCCATGCAAGAAATTGCAGATGCTCTAAAGGGTGTGGATATTCCTGTTTTGGTTAAGAACCCGGTAAACCCGGATGTCGAACTGTGGATGGGAGCTTTGGAACGATTGGAAAAAGCAGGCATCAAACAGCTTGGAGCCATTCATCGTGGATTCTCGAGCTACGAACACAGCATTTACAGAAACATACCACAATGGCAAATTCCAATTGAACTGAAAAGACGTATGCCAAATATGCCGATTATCTGCGATCCAAGTCATATTTGTGGCAATCGGGAGCTTTTACAATCGGTTTCACAAAAAGCCATGGACCTCAACTTCGATGGTTTGATGATTGAAACACACCCCACTCCGGATCAGGCCTGGAGTGATGCCAAACAACAAATTACGCCAAGTCAGCTCACACAACTTCTTACTAAATTGGAATTACGTGTGGAGCATCCGGATGGCATTTCCCTGGATACGCTTGAAGATTTGAGATATAAAATTGATCAATACGATAATGAAGTTATGGCTATTCTTCAAAAGAGAATGGAAGCAGCCAATGCAATTGGACAGTACAAAAAAGCCAATAATATGACCATTCTTCAATCTGGACGTTGGGAAAGTATTCTTGAAAAGCATTTGGCTCAGTCAAAAGACACCAATCTAAGTGAACGATTCATCAGTAAGCTTTTCAAAGCGATTCACGAAGAATCGATAGCTCACCAAACTGAAGTGATGAATGTGAAGAAATAA
- a CDS encoding prephenate dehydratase → MQIAIQGVKGAFHEVAARNYFGNDIEILPKLHFSDLAESVKKGECDFGIMAVENTISGTIHANLNLIQEHKLVVCGEEYLRIKQNLVAKKGCRIEDLSEVRSHYMAINQSRNFFKQHQHIQLIESVDTALSMKEIAEDNLDNVGAIGSLLAAEYYDLDVLAENIETNRKNYTRFLILRRDNTWKKTASNKASMALTLDNHPGSLAEILSIIAAHQIDLSKIESVPLVGEPWHYRFYLDVLFHHKENYQKMIAEIKSKLDQLDILGEYTSGNQSYSKIHNHGN, encoded by the coding sequence ATGCAAATAGCAATACAAGGTGTAAAAGGTGCATTCCACGAGGTCGCAGCTCGAAATTATTTCGGGAATGATATCGAAATTCTACCCAAACTTCATTTTTCTGATTTAGCAGAATCAGTTAAAAAAGGAGAATGTGACTTTGGCATTATGGCCGTAGAAAATACCATATCCGGGACCATACATGCCAATTTAAATTTAATACAGGAGCACAAACTGGTTGTCTGTGGTGAAGAATATCTCCGTATCAAACAAAATTTGGTTGCAAAAAAGGGTTGTCGAATAGAGGACCTATCAGAAGTCCGATCTCACTATATGGCCATCAACCAATCTCGTAATTTCTTTAAACAACACCAACATATTCAACTCATAGAATCGGTTGACACGGCATTAAGTATGAAAGAAATTGCTGAAGATAATTTGGATAATGTCGGAGCAATTGGGAGTCTTTTGGCGGCAGAATACTACGATTTGGATGTTCTGGCAGAAAACATTGAAACGAACCGTAAAAATTACACGCGATTTTTGATTTTAAGACGGGATAATACCTGGAAAAAAACAGCGAGTAACAAAGCTTCAATGGCCCTAACTCTCGATAATCATCCCGGTAGTTTAGCCGAAATCCTTTCAATTATTGCAGCACATCAAATTGATTTAAGCAAAATTGAATCGGTTCCCTTAGTTGGTGAACCCTGGCACTATCGGTTCTATCTGGATGTCCTATTTCATCATAAAGAGAATTATCAAAAGATGATAGCTGAAATTAAAAGCAAACTCGATCAACTTGATATTCTTGGCGAATATACAAGTGGCAATCAATCTTATTCAAAAATTCACAACCATGGCAATTAG
- a CDS encoding ATP-binding cassette domain-containing protein codes for MNESVLNALMKLFAIIVDEQKQGFELAARDVVAHYLETRFNKEWQERYLSDFDTYLKASYYDNENLDYIQTKHKQLTEVCLSLLEEVDQEQKVWIMLQLLEFIDDSEFVGEEILEYVHTVAIAFKISEEEFDYAKQFILGDEYSIPFNDHILLIDSNEDFKDEKVKHIYEPKLRGRVFVLRIKSTNTYLIKYFGEYNLFLNGHNIKVDRSYIITFGSVIRSPRIDPIYYSQVVSEFIEGKHRSLINLVAKDIEFKFKGTDNGVHPFSFKAQSGQLIGIMGGSGTGKSTLLNVLNGNLPLNSGNIWINGYDLHKEKEKLAGIIGYVPQEDLLLEELTVVENLYYNAKLCFDNITETAINDLIEDTLEKFDLVEARDLKVGDPINKILSGGQRKRLNIALEMMRRPSVLFVDEPTSGLSSMDSEKVMLLLKRQTLRGRLVMCNIHQPSSDIFKLLDVLIILDQGGRVIYSGNPVEAIVYFKTQSHFVNAEESECLSCGNVSSEQILKIIETKMMNEYGRQIRKRKRDPEDWYALYKEEIESKKKIAAPKRKTNLPENYFKIPERLQQLKIYLSRDINAKLSNVQYMMITLLEAPLLAVILGYFTKYISGTEDDPTAYIFAKNENLPSYIFMAVVVALFLGLIISAEEILHDRRIIKRESFLNLSRLSYINSKVLVMLGISAIQSFFFVIIANSILEIKGLNFEYWLMLYTVSACANLIGLNLSASLNSVVAVYVSIPFILVPQLLFSGVIVSYNKLHPSITTQKYVPVCGDLMTSRWAYEALMVEQFSQNEFEKQFFDLEKEMSEASYNASFLIPELSQRYKAYIRHAKAKTEKAKELTLLRNEFSKLSRLETLPKDISIMNADSVNQWLDDLQQLSWGYYSRASNERDNVYNNLLEEYGSFEELFDFKQKYHNNAIEKVVLNKRELNKLTEYKNELVQLKDPVFKSPKNKMGRAHFYAAEKRVGNYLIETFWFNLIFIWLTTAFFYLTLYADFFRKFFAYIERLWLKLMPHGDFKIRLKRL; via the coding sequence ATGAATGAATCTGTTTTAAATGCTCTGATGAAATTGTTTGCCATTATTGTTGATGAGCAAAAACAAGGTTTTGAATTAGCAGCCCGTGATGTTGTGGCTCATTACCTTGAAACCAGGTTCAATAAAGAATGGCAGGAACGTTATTTAAGTGATTTTGACACCTATTTGAAGGCATCCTATTACGATAACGAGAATTTGGATTACATTCAGACCAAGCATAAGCAACTGACTGAAGTTTGTCTGAGTTTGTTGGAGGAGGTGGATCAGGAACAAAAAGTTTGGATCATGCTTCAATTGCTTGAGTTTATTGATGATTCTGAATTTGTAGGAGAAGAAATTCTTGAGTATGTTCACACAGTTGCCATTGCATTTAAAATTTCTGAAGAAGAGTTTGATTACGCCAAACAGTTTATTTTAGGTGACGAATATTCCATCCCATTCAACGATCATATCTTATTGATTGATAGTAATGAGGATTTTAAGGATGAGAAGGTAAAACACATTTACGAACCCAAACTTCGAGGTCGTGTTTTTGTTCTTCGAATAAAGAGTACCAATACATATTTGATCAAGTACTTTGGAGAATATAATCTGTTCCTGAATGGGCATAATATCAAGGTTGACCGAAGTTATATTATCACTTTTGGTTCCGTAATTCGTTCGCCTCGTATCGATCCGATCTATTATTCTCAAGTTGTTTCTGAGTTTATTGAAGGGAAGCATCGTTCACTTATAAATCTTGTTGCAAAGGATATTGAGTTTAAGTTTAAAGGAACTGATAATGGTGTGCATCCCTTTAGTTTTAAAGCACAATCCGGCCAATTGATTGGAATAATGGGGGGCAGTGGAACAGGTAAATCCACTCTTCTTAATGTTTTGAATGGAAACTTACCATTGAATTCTGGAAATATCTGGATCAATGGTTACGATTTGCATAAAGAGAAAGAAAAGCTTGCTGGAATTATTGGTTATGTGCCTCAGGAAGATTTATTGCTTGAAGAGCTTACAGTCGTTGAAAACCTGTATTATAACGCGAAACTGTGTTTCGACAATATTACTGAAACTGCGATCAACGATTTGATTGAGGATACGCTGGAGAAGTTCGATTTGGTTGAGGCCCGCGATCTAAAAGTGGGCGATCCCATCAATAAGATTTTAAGTGGAGGCCAGCGTAAGCGATTGAATATTGCTTTGGAGATGATGCGTCGTCCTTCGGTTCTTTTTGTGGATGAGCCAACTTCAGGTTTGTCGAGTATGGACTCGGAAAAAGTAATGCTTTTATTGAAACGTCAAACTTTGAGAGGACGCTTGGTGATGTGTAATATCCATCAGCCATCCTCAGATATTTTTAAGTTGTTGGATGTTTTGATTATCCTGGACCAGGGGGGACGTGTGATCTATTCAGGAAACCCGGTTGAAGCCATCGTTTATTTTAAAACACAAAGCCATTTTGTGAATGCCGAAGAGAGTGAATGTTTATCATGCGGTAATGTGAGTTCGGAGCAGATTCTCAAAATTATTGAGACAAAAATGATGAACGAATATGGCAGACAGATTCGTAAGCGTAAACGCGATCCTGAGGACTGGTATGCTTTGTATAAGGAAGAAATTGAAAGTAAAAAGAAAATTGCTGCCCCTAAACGAAAGACAAACTTACCCGAGAACTATTTTAAAATTCCCGAACGATTACAACAGCTTAAAATTTACCTGTCTCGTGATATCAACGCGAAATTGAGTAACGTTCAATACATGATGATAACCCTATTGGAAGCCCCCTTATTGGCGGTGATATTGGGTTATTTCACCAAGTATATTAGCGGGACCGAAGATGATCCTACGGCCTATATTTTTGCAAAAAATGAAAATTTACCTTCTTATATTTTTATGGCGGTAGTGGTCGCTCTTTTTCTTGGCTTAATCATTTCAGCTGAGGAGATATTGCACGACAGGCGAATAATCAAACGTGAATCCTTTTTGAATTTGAGTCGTTTGAGTTACATCAATTCCAAAGTTCTTGTTATGCTTGGAATTTCAGCCATTCAGAGTTTCTTTTTTGTGATTATAGCCAATTCGATATTGGAAATAAAAGGGTTGAATTTCGAGTATTGGTTGATGTTGTACACGGTGTCTGCCTGTGCAAATCTTATTGGTTTAAACCTATCTGCGTCATTGAATTCAGTGGTGGCTGTTTATGTTTCCATACCTTTTATTCTGGTTCCTCAACTGTTATTTTCGGGTGTTATTGTGAGTTATAACAAGTTACATCCTAGCATTACAACTCAAAAATATGTGCCAGTTTGTGGCGATTTGATGACCTCAAGATGGGCTTATGAGGCTTTAATGGTTGAACAGTTTAGTCAGAATGAGTTTGAGAAACAATTTTTTGATTTAGAAAAAGAGATGAGTGAAGCCTCTTATAATGCGTCTTTTCTTATTCCTGAATTGTCGCAGCGTTACAAAGCTTACATCCGTCATGCAAAAGCAAAGACTGAAAAGGCGAAGGAGCTGACATTACTTCGGAATGAGTTTTCTAAACTGTCTCGCCTTGAGACCCTCCCTAAAGATATTTCAATCATGAATGCTGACTCCGTAAATCAGTGGTTAGATGATTTACAGCAATTGTCATGGGGCTATTATTCGAGGGCTTCTAATGAGCGGGATAACGTTTACAATAATTTGCTTGAAGAGTATGGTAGTTTTGAAGAGCTGTTTGATTTTAAGCAGAAATATCATAACAATGCGATAGAGAAAGTCGTGCTTAATAAGCGTGAATTGAATAAACTGACTGAATATAAAAATGAACTGGTTCAGCTAAAAGATCCGGTGTTTAAATCTCCTAAGAATAAAATGGGACGTGCCCATTTTTATGCCGCAGAAAAACGTGTTGGCAATTATTTGATAGAGACTTTTTGGTTCAATCTTATATTTATCTGGCTGACAACGGCCTTTTTCTATTTGACTCTATATGCTGATTTTTTCAGAAAATTCTTTGCCTATATAGAGCGATTGTGGTTGAAACTTATGCCACATGGTGATTTTAAAATCCGTTTAAAACGACTGTAG
- a CDS encoding prephenate dehydrogenase translates to MKIGIIGLGLIGGSIATDLRKRGFASQILGHDASKLHAETALKFGLVDSLSSLDELIKNSELIIMSIPGDATLKLLPKVLDQVSTQVVCDVASIKSQICERVKYHQNRKQFVATHPMAGTEHSGPWAAKSGLFDGKASIFCDAEDSDETCLRVVHQMYECLNMRVLYMSGFNHDVHAAYVSHISHISSFALALTVLEKEKNEKNIFDLASGGFDSTVRLAKSDAEMWAPIFNHNANNVLTVLNTYIDSLNQFKTAIENRDREGLIHMISKANRIKRALRE, encoded by the coding sequence ATGAAAATAGGAATAATAGGTTTAGGATTAATAGGTGGATCGATTGCAACCGATTTGAGAAAACGCGGTTTTGCATCCCAAATATTGGGCCACGATGCCAGTAAGCTTCATGCTGAAACGGCCTTAAAATTTGGCTTAGTTGATTCACTCTCTTCCCTGGATGAATTGATTAAAAATAGTGAATTGATTATCATGTCCATTCCAGGAGATGCGACACTCAAGTTACTCCCAAAGGTTTTGGATCAGGTCAGCACACAGGTTGTATGCGATGTGGCCTCCATTAAAAGTCAGATTTGTGAACGGGTGAAATATCACCAGAATCGGAAGCAATTTGTAGCAACACATCCCATGGCGGGAACTGAACATTCGGGGCCTTGGGCAGCAAAATCAGGTCTTTTCGATGGAAAAGCAAGCATTTTTTGCGATGCTGAAGACAGTGACGAAACATGTTTACGTGTCGTTCATCAGATGTACGAATGCCTCAACATGCGTGTATTGTACATGAGTGGCTTCAATCATGATGTGCATGCCGCCTATGTGTCTCACATTTCACACATCAGTTCCTTTGCCTTAGCCTTAACGGTTTTGGAGAAAGAAAAAAATGAGAAAAACATTTTTGATCTGGCCAGTGGCGGTTTTGATTCCACTGTCCGATTAGCCAAGAGTGATGCTGAAATGTGGGCTCCCATTTTCAACCATAACGCCAACAATGTTTTAACGGTACTCAACACCTATATCGACAGTTTGAATCAATTTAAAACGGCTATCGAAAACAGAGATCGTGAGGGTTTAATTCACATGATTTCGAAGGCAAACCGAATAAAACGAGCACTCAGAGAATAA
- a CDS encoding pyridoxal phosphate-dependent aminotransferase: protein MAIRIANRLSQVEEYYFSKKLAEVESLKQAGADIINLGIGSPDMPPHPDVKKELVHACNQKGSNHYQSYRGLESFRQAIAHWYKSIYDVQLNPASQILPLMGSKEGIMHVSMAFCNPGDTVLVPNPCYPAYLSASKLLNINLKFYHLKEENNWLPDMEEIESLCDDSCRMIWTNYPHMPTGANGNMDVFNQLVELAKKKNILIVNDNPYSLILNDKPESLLQVEGVSEYVLEMNSLSKSHNMAGFRVGMLCGSEKNINHVLKVKSNFDSGMYKPIQIAASKALAVDSSWYLGLNKSYQKRRDLIWKLADKLNCQYKKDSVGMFVWAKIPDQFDSGESFSDHLLYQKSVFATPGIVFGQEGKKYIRFSLCATEESIKQAIDRC, encoded by the coding sequence ATGGCAATTAGAATCGCAAACAGATTATCTCAGGTCGAAGAATACTATTTTTCTAAAAAATTAGCCGAAGTCGAATCACTTAAACAGGCTGGCGCTGATATTATCAATCTAGGGATTGGGAGTCCGGACATGCCTCCACACCCCGATGTGAAAAAGGAATTGGTTCATGCCTGCAATCAAAAAGGAAGCAATCATTATCAATCGTACAGAGGTTTGGAAAGTTTTCGTCAAGCCATTGCCCATTGGTATAAATCGATTTACGATGTGCAATTAAACCCGGCTTCACAAATCTTACCCCTAATGGGATCAAAAGAAGGCATCATGCACGTTTCGATGGCCTTTTGCAATCCTGGCGATACGGTTTTAGTTCCCAATCCTTGTTACCCGGCTTACCTGTCGGCATCAAAACTTTTAAATATAAACCTGAAATTTTATCATTTAAAAGAGGAGAATAATTGGTTACCCGATATGGAAGAGATTGAAAGCTTATGTGACGATTCGTGTCGTATGATCTGGACCAATTACCCGCATATGCCTACAGGGGCAAACGGTAATATGGACGTTTTCAATCAGTTGGTCGAGTTGGCTAAAAAGAAGAATATTCTTATTGTCAACGACAACCCCTACAGTTTGATATTGAATGACAAACCTGAGAGTTTATTGCAAGTTGAAGGTGTAAGTGAATACGTTTTGGAGATGAACTCATTGAGTAAATCGCACAATATGGCTGGTTTTAGAGTTGGAATGCTTTGCGGATCAGAAAAAAACATCAATCATGTTTTAAAAGTGAAAAGTAATTTCGATTCGGGCATGTATAAACCCATTCAAATTGCAGCAAGCAAAGCTTTAGCCGTAGATTCCAGCTGGTATCTGGGACTTAATAAAAGTTATCAGAAGCGTAGAGATTTGATTTGGAAACTTGCCGACAAGCTGAATTGCCAATACAAAAAAGACAGCGTGGGCATGTTCGTTTGGGCGAAAATTCCCGATCAATTTGATTCCGGAGAATCGTTCTCAGATCACCTGCTCTATCAGAAAAGTGTCTTTGCCACTCCGGGCATCGTATTCGGACAAGAAGGAAAAAAATACATTCGTTTTTCACTCTGTGCCACAGAGGAAAGTATAAAACAGGCAATCGATAGGTGCTAA